From the genome of Oceanispirochaeta sp. M1:
TTTTTTCCTATAGCTGTACTGCTAGTCTTATGGCTGCAGCTGGAGGAGCATCTAAAATTGTATCTGTAGAAAATTACAGGTCTTCTCTAAGCTGGGGAAAGGATAACTTCACTCTTAATAAACTGGAACCAGAAGATTATAAATTTGAAAAATCAGACAGCTTTGAGTATTTGAGAAACAATAAAGAATATTACGATATAATTTATTTGAATCCACCAAACTCTTTTAACAAAAAATCCAGAAACTCTGAATTTGATTTACAAAACGATCACGCAGGATTGATTCATCTTTGTATGAAGAGATTGAGACACGGTGGAGTTCTTATATTTTCAAATAATTACAGACAGTTTGTTATGGATAAGGTTCTGGAGGAGGAATATACAATTGAAGAGCAGAGTTCCTGGACCGTCTCTGACGATTTTCAGGGAAAGAAAAACGGCCACCGCTGCTGGTTTATCCGCGGAGCCGAAGTAAAAGAATAATCGTTGTATAAGTAAACATCTAAGTATATGATGATTAGTATGTTCTGGAGACGTATTATTTCAGCATTGATGCTCGGTGTAGGTGTAGCTCTGGTTTTAAGAAACCTGATGAATCTGGTTTCTCAGATCAGAGAGAAAAAGCGGAAAGAGGACGAAGATGCCGGAAGCAAATGAAAATGCAGAAGTTCAGGAAACAAAGGAACTTCCTTCTGTATTTCAAATGGATCTGCCCAAAAGAGAGGAATTCCTTTCTCAGGTAGGCAGTTTTACACAGGAACAGAGAAGGATATTTCACAGAATCTGTGATTTTTTTGATCCGTCTCTGGACTATAATCGCTTCGTTCTGCATGCCGGAAAAGATATCCTTTTTGCGAATAATCAGATTGAAATCCTGATGAAAAAGATTAAGAACGCCCATTATGGACTTCTTAAGTTTCAGGTCGTGGACGGGGAACTCAAGCCCAATAGAATAGTTATTACAAACAGAGACTCCATTGAGTTCTATACAAGTCTCATAGATGATGAAATTCAGAGAAATCTTCTGGATGAAAGCAAGCCCTTTCTTGCGATGGAGGAGCTGGAGGAACAGAACCTTACAGTTCCCTTTGATTTTGTAGATTCAATCGGCCCCGAGGTATTGAGTCCGGCCTTTATCAAGAAAAATAAGGAAGTTGCAAAAATCTACTCTATGAAACTGAAAACAGGTGCAACCCTGATAATAGCATCAGGGGGACTTGAATCACTTGTGACCCAGAGTCAGATAAGAATCAGGGGATATCTTAAAAACACATCCTTCATCTCAATAGTTTCCCGATTTATGGGAATAAAAATTTCTGATATTCAGAAAAAAATGAGCGGAAAGGATCCCCGGTTCTGGCAGGGACTTTCAACCAAGGTACTTCAGAACCGTGAAGACCTGCAGCTTAGACTGAAACATCTGGAAGCCTCTCTGTTTCAGGCCAGTGAAATACTTCATCATTATTATATGAATTCAGCTTCTGAAGAAGCGAATGAACGTAAGGAGAATGCAGCCCGGGATGCGGCTCTGGAAGAGTTGTGTATGGAGATTCTGAGAAAAGAAAATTTCATTGTATCAGAAGAAGAACTGAACAAGATGATCAAGCCCCTGGCCAAAAAGTGGGAAGGTTTCAGGGATCTGTTTTTTGAACGCTCAGTAAAAGTCACAACCAAGGTGGGACTCCCTCCCATACTGGGAATCAATGGTCATTATATCCACCGGGATCATGTATATCCCTATTTCAGATCTGAGCTTTCCATGCAGGGCAGGGAGCTCAGATCACACTACATTCAGTTAATGGAGCGGATGCTTCGTACAGGTAATAAGGATAGAATCACAACTTTTTATACAAGGGAAACATTTAACGATGATATCATTGATATGATACGCATTGAATCTCCTGTATTGGCTGAGTTACTGAAGAAACCCCGTATCATCTCTGAGGCCATAGTTCATTATTTTAAAAATCTTAAAAAGGTCCGGGATGTAAGCAAAATCAAGGATTTTATGAATAATTTCTTTGATAAGGGTGTGATCAAGTTCAAGGAGCCAGACCATCTGCTGGATCTTTACCTGCTGGAGATATTTGAAGAGGCCTATAGATTTCTCTCATGGTGGAGAAAGCTTTTTCTACGTCTCTCCGGAAAGAGGGACGGTTTTCATAGTCAGTACTCAGGATTAGGTGACAGAGACTTACCGGACAATGCTCTTCCAAATAAAAAAAAGGCAGAGGGCAGAAATTCGGGGGCACAGTCTTCGGGCAGTCGATACACAGCCGAACCTTTAAGCAGAAGAAGAGACAGCTCGAAAACCACTGCCGGCAGAAGGCGGCACACTCCACCGATTAATTCCAAGCAGTATAATCTGAAACAGCGCAATAGAGCCTGGACAGAATTTGAAGATGCCTTTGGCAGAAAGAATTGATAATTAAAGAGCAATTCAAAAAATCCTGAATTATACTTATAGAATGAGACTGATTAAAAATTTCAACACAAAAAGCCTTCTCCATTTTACAGAGGATGACAGGGTGTTATCTGCACAGCTCCTATCAATGGCCCTGAAGGATATACCCGGGTTTTTTTCCAGCGCCAGTGATCTTATCAGGAAAAAACGGTATCATGAAGCAGCTGTCTGGATTCATAAAATTAAAGGAATCGCCGGTACAGTAGGGGCCGAACTACTCTATGACTTGTGTCTCTCCACAGAAGAAATATTGAAGGAATCAAATCCAGCCACAGACAGCGATAAGCTGATCAGTACAATGGCAGAATCAATCGATGAATTCTGCAGGAACAGCGACGTACAGGAATGGGTCTCTGATGTATAACGTTAAGAATATTAAATTCAATAAGAAAGAGGTTATTCTCCATCCCGGTGATTATTTCTGCAGCGATGAAGATATCGTGATGTCGACAATTCTAGGTTCCTGTATCTCTGTAGTTCTCTACGATGAATCCAAACACCAGGGTGGTTTAAATCACTTCCTTCTCCCCCGGATAGGGAAATCTACTCAACTTAATATCATTGAGGAAAAAAGTGCCCGCTACGGCGTGCATGCCATGGAAGTCCTCATAAATGATATTATGAAAATGGGATCACAAAAATCGGCTTTAAAGGCAAAGGTCTTTGGAGGTGCATCAATGTTCGGGCCCATGAATAAAGACAATGGTGTGGGATATATCAACACCCAGTTTGCGCTTCAATTTCTGGCAAAAGAGGGTATACCCATCATTGCATCGAATACAGGAGAAGATGTGGGCAGGAAAATCTTTTTTTTTCCGAAAACCGGCAAGATTCTGTTGCGTAAGATTCATTCAAGGACAAAGATAAGGGAAATCAAAAAGCAGGATGAGGGTCTTCGAGAGACAATTCTTAAAAAACCTGTTGGAGATAAAATCGTACTGTTTTAAGCTTCTAATATTATAAGTTTAATAACGATTTAGAAAATATGTGGAATTGGCGATGAGAAAATGATAGAATTAAATTAACCTTCATCAAGGAGATGTTTTATGGAAGAACAGACCGTTCAGGAAATGACCCAGTACCTGACTTTTACAATCAGCAATGAAAGTTATGCACTCAACGTAAGTAATGTAAAAGAGGTTCAGGAATTTACCTCTCTAACAAAAGTACCGAGGATGCCTGACTTTATGCGGGGAATAATCAATTTAAGAGGTAGTGTGGTTCCTGTTATCGACCTCAAGATGAAGTTCGGAATGGGCAGTACTGAGAAAGATATAGATACAAGCATTATCGTAACAGAAGTAACCATGGAAGGTGAAACAGTAACCATGGGGCTCCTGACAGACTCTGTTAAAGAAGTAATAGAGCTCAATGATTCAGAAATCGAACCTACTCCCTACATCGGTACAAAAATTGATACAGCTTTTATAAAAGGTATGGGAAAAAAAGATGATAATTTTCTGATTGTTCTGGATATTGATAAAGTCCTGACTATAAGTGAAATCTCAATGGTTTCTACACAGGAAAAAGCGGAACCACAGGAAAAAGCGGAACCACAGGAAAAAGCGGAACCACAGGAATGAACTAAAATATAGAACTAAAAATAAGGAACTATAAATGAAAACAATTTTAATTGTAGATGACTCTCGAACAGTGAGAGAAAGTCTAAAATTTTTTCTCACTGAGGGTGGGTATCAGGTTATCGAAGGATGTGACGGGCAGGATGCTCTTAAAGTGATCGAGGGTAAAAGCTGTGATCTGGTAATAACCGATGTAAATATGCCCAATATGGACGGATTAACTCTTTTAGGAGAACTCCGGAAGATGAAAGATTTCAAGTTCACACCGATTCTGGTTCTGACAACAGAATCTCAGCAGAATATTATGGACAAGGGAAAGGAACTCGGTGCTACCGGCTGGATTGTCAAACCTTTTGATAATGACAAGGTAATGGCCGTAATTAAAAAAGTCATCGGAGATTAATATGCCTCCCAAAAAACAGGAAGTGCTTGAACTGAGTGGTAATTTGGATATCAGACAGGCAGAAGATTTACATGAAACCTTAAAAAAACTAAGCAGTGGAAAAACAAATATTGTTCTTGATTTTTCCAAGGCCGAAGATATTGATTTTGCTATAGTACAGCTGCTTTTCAGTTTCAAAAAGTCACTTGCCGATCAGAAACGGAAACTCATTTTCAAAGATGTGAATGAAAAAGTAGAATCCAAAATTATTCTATGCGATTTTAAGTCTCTTCTTCAGGAGAACTGAATATGATGAATCAATTTAAAGAGACCTTCAAAGAAGAAGCCTATGAGCTCCTCGGTAATCTGGAAGACCTGTTAATGGAGCTGGAGGAAAATCCCGAAGATCCTGATTCCATTTCAGCTGTATTCAGAGCCATACATACAATTAAGGGTTCGGCATCCATGTTTGATTTTGGAGGTATCGCCTCTTTTACACATGTTGTTGAATCTGTTCTGGACGGTGTCCGGGAAGGAACTGTTCAGGTCAGCAAAGAACTTATTGACCTGACTCTTTTAAGCCGTGACCATATATTGGCAATGCTTAATTCCGAGAGTGATTCAACTCCAGAATTTGAAGCAATCTCTTCTGATATTATCTCCAAAATGAAGACATTGACCGGAGAAGAATCAGAAACTCCGGCTCCCGCTGAAACTGTTGCGGCTGCACCTGAGACGAAAGAGGAAGAAGAAGAAAAGACATTTCGTATTCAGTTCAAACCTGATGAGAATCTTTTTCTCTCCGGAACCAACCCTATCCTGCTTTTAAATGAATTGGCTGAAATGGGCGAATTTGCCTGTATCTGTCATGAGGAAAGTATTCCTGATTTTGATTATTTTAATCCCGAAGTCTGTTATATCAGCTGGGATATCTATCTGACAAGTAAGAAAGCCATAAACGAAGTTAAGGATGTATTTATTTTCCTTG
Proteins encoded in this window:
- a CDS encoding lipid asymmetry maintenance protein MlaB, with product MPPKKQEVLELSGNLDIRQAEDLHETLKKLSSGKTNIVLDFSKAEDIDFAIVQLLFSFKKSLADQKRKLIFKDVNEKVESKIILCDFKSLLQEN
- a CDS encoding chemotaxis protein CheD, with amino-acid sequence MYNVKNIKFNKKEVILHPGDYFCSDEDIVMSTILGSCISVVLYDESKHQGGLNHFLLPRIGKSTQLNIIEEKSARYGVHAMEVLINDIMKMGSQKSALKAKVFGGASMFGPMNKDNGVGYINTQFALQFLAKEGIPIIASNTGEDVGRKIFFFPKTGKILLRKIHSRTKIREIKKQDEGLRETILKKPVGDKIVLF
- a CDS encoding Hpt domain-containing protein; this encodes MRLIKNFNTKSLLHFTEDDRVLSAQLLSMALKDIPGFFSSASDLIRKKRYHEAAVWIHKIKGIAGTVGAELLYDLCLSTEEILKESNPATDSDKLISTMAESIDEFCRNSDVQEWVSDV
- a CDS encoding chemotaxis protein CheW; the protein is MEEQTVQEMTQYLTFTISNESYALNVSNVKEVQEFTSLTKVPRMPDFMRGIINLRGSVVPVIDLKMKFGMGSTEKDIDTSIIVTEVTMEGETVTMGLLTDSVKEVIELNDSEIEPTPYIGTKIDTAFIKGMGKKDDNFLIVLDIDKVLTISEISMVSTQEKAEPQEKAEPQEKAEPQE
- a CDS encoding response regulator → MKTILIVDDSRTVRESLKFFLTEGGYQVIEGCDGQDALKVIEGKSCDLVITDVNMPNMDGLTLLGELRKMKDFKFTPILVLTTESQQNIMDKGKELGATGWIVKPFDNDKVMAVIKKVIGD